A portion of the Bombina bombina isolate aBomBom1 chromosome 9, aBomBom1.pri, whole genome shotgun sequence genome contains these proteins:
- the LOC128640228 gene encoding zinc finger BED domain-containing protein 4-like, whose protein sequence is MASKRKRSSIWIHFDEFGPQKAKCKLCNNILSGQGGTTSNFRRHLQNKHPTALLMQVGQEDLAETIQATTIISTPSPKTEASTTSRRGIVVKRPRKNVRPPIRPKSQRNIDEELTKMIALDLQPFSIVSDKGFRNFLKAIDPSYIFPNRKTLSAIVLPQLYDRIKAELMVKVSNASAVCLTTDCWTSQTNTSFMAVTCHYIDDNFKLVSSLLDCFSVTDNLANELKNICEEWGITNKVVACVSDNASNIQAAIRQAGWKHVACFAHSLNLIVMESLKHIQETVTKVRSVVQYVNTSTVATERLKATQRQMGFEELTLKQDVVTRWNSTYYMLKRFWDQKEAIIDILALVNPSLATLTLDEWDIIKETCEILKPFEEVTVEISADRYVTASKVILMARGLQKVVLRSRGAWSTHVPVIAMLEEFKEQMQNHFHQIEHCRLLAEATLLDPRFKQRAFHDTTASDEAATSITTAAARLATGTHGHQPQAGTADAPASTPSEQSSFWEDFDERVADAVTLCNPTSTAMSEMRGYLADPLVPRSEDPLVWWKARESIYEGLTAIMRRRLCIVATSAPAERIFSKAGQNFSERRNRLSPNKVRQLVFLNANITTPEEKST, encoded by the exons ATGgcttcaaaaagaaaaagaagcagtATCTGGATTCATTTTGATGAGTTTGGTCCACAGAAGGCAAAATGCAAGCTCTGCAACAATATATTGTCAGGCCAAGGAGGAACAACTTCAAATTTCAGACGACATCTGCAAAACAAACATCCTACTGCATTGCTTATGCAAGTTGGACAAGAGGATTTAGCAGAAACCATACAAGCAACAACCATCATCAGCACCCCGTCCCCTAAAACTGAAGCATCTACCACATCTAGAAGGGGCATCGTTGTAAAAAGGCCTAGGAAAAATGTGAGACCACCAATTCGCCCCAAGAGTCAGAGAAACATAGATGAGGAGTTAACTAAAATGATTGCTCTAGATTTACAACCTTTTTCAATTGTTAGTGACAAGGGATTTAGGAATTTCCTAAAGGCCATTGATCCATCGTACATTTTCCCAAATAGAAAGACACTATCAGCAATTGTATTGCCACAGCTGTATGACAGAATTAAGGCAGAACTGATGGTGAAAGTAAGCAATGCCTCTGCTGTGTGTCTGACAACTGACTGCTGGACATCACAGACAAATACTAGTTTTATGGCAGTCACTTGTCATTATATAGATGATAATTTTAAACTTGTATCATCTCTGCTGGACTGCTTTTCAGTTACAGACAACTTGGCAAATGAACTTAAAAACATTTGTGAAGAGTggggcatcacaaacaaagttgtTGCTTGTGTCTCTGACAATGCAAGTAATATACAAGCAGCTATCCGGCAGGCTGGATGGAAGCACGTGGCCTGCTTTGCCCATTCATTAAACTTAATCGTGATGGAAAGCTTAAAACATATTCAGGAGACAGTGACAAAGGTGAGGAGTGTTGTACAATATGTCAACACAAGCACTGTTGCAACTGAAAGACTAAAAGCCACACAAAGACAAATGGGCTTTGAAGAACTGACGCTAAAGCAAGACGTTGTAACAAGGTGGAATTCTACATATTACATGCTGAAAAGATTTTGGGATCAGAAAGAAGCCATCATTGACATACTTGCCTTGGTCAACCCCAGCCTTGCAACCCTGACACTTGATGAGTGGGACATAATCAAAGAAACCTGTGAAATACTGAAGCCCTTTGAAGAGGTTACTGTTGAAATCAGCGCAGACAG ATATGTAACTGCATCAAAGGTCATTTTAATGGCAAGGGGATTGCAAAAAGTTGTTCTAAGATCACGGGGAGCTTGGTCCACTCATGTCCCAGTTATTGCAATGCTGGAGGAATTTAAAGAACAAATGCAAAACCACTTCCACCAAATCGAACACTGCCGTCTGCTGGCTGAGGCAACCCTCCTGGACCCTAGGTTTAAGCAAAGGGCTTTCCACGATACAACAGCATCAGATGAAGCAGCCACAAGTATCACTACAGCTGCTGCAAGACTTGCGACCGGTACCCATGGGCATCAACCTCAAGCTGGCACTGCAGATGCCCCAGCCTCTACTCCATCAGAGCAGTCTTCTTTCTGGGAGGACTTTGATGAGAGAGTGGCTGATGCAGTCACCCTCTGCAACCCTACTTCCACTGCAATGTCAGAAATGAGAGGCTATCTTGCCGACCCCCTGGTTCCAAGGTCTGAAGACCCATTGGTCTGGTGGAAAGCAAGAGAGAGCATCTATGAAGGGCTAACGGCTATTATGAGAAGGAGACTTTGCATTGTAGCTACCTCTGCTCCTGCAGAGAGGATTTTTTCAAAAGCAGGGCAGAACTTTTCAGAAAGGAGGAACAGGCTGAGTCCAAATAAAGTTAGACAGCTCGTATTTCTAAATGCAAATATCACCACTCCTGAAGAAAAATCAACATAG